In a genomic window of Pseudomonas oryzihabitans:
- a CDS encoding GTP-binding protein: MRRANASARLPVTVLSGFLGAGKTTLLNHVLRNRAGMKVAVIVNDMSEINIDANEVQRGVELQRGRDELVEMSNGCICCTLRADLLEQVSALARQQRFDYLLIESTGISEPMPVAETFAFLDQSGFSLSELARLDTLVTVVDGSRFATLLDSTDRVLSGGTEEGSPRPLSDLLIEQVEYANVILVSRHDQIGDSGFARLQALLAALNPTARILPMTQGEVDLAAILNTGRFDLPSLVRAPGWNRRLEAGDQHPAESDTYGIASWVYCERAPFHPGRLLAWLEKSWRNGRLLRCKGYIWLAHRYRDIGMLVQSGGRFEWGYVGRWWQFIAAAEWPQDDYRRQAILAKWNEQTGDCRQEIVFIGQAIDWARLKEELDACLLEVTEIEAGPDAWTRLTHAGEFEAGVVQDSHSMTVDPAAHAS; encoded by the coding sequence ATGAGGCGAGCAAACGCCTCGGCTCGCCTGCCGGTGACGGTGCTCTCGGGCTTCCTGGGCGCAGGCAAGACCACGCTGCTCAATCATGTCCTGCGCAATCGCGCAGGCATGAAGGTGGCCGTGATCGTCAACGACATGAGCGAGATCAACATCGACGCCAACGAAGTGCAACGTGGCGTCGAGTTGCAGCGTGGTCGCGACGAACTGGTCGAGATGAGCAACGGCTGCATCTGCTGCACGCTGCGCGCCGACTTGCTGGAGCAGGTCAGCGCCCTCGCCCGGCAACAGCGCTTCGACTATCTGCTGATCGAGTCCACGGGAATCTCCGAACCCATGCCGGTGGCCGAGACCTTCGCCTTTCTCGATCAGTCCGGGTTCAGCCTGAGCGAGCTGGCCCGGCTCGACACCCTCGTCACGGTGGTCGATGGCAGCCGTTTCGCAACACTCCTGGACTCGACGGACAGGGTGCTCAGCGGCGGAACCGAAGAGGGCTCACCACGACCCTTGTCCGATCTGCTGATCGAACAGGTGGAGTATGCCAACGTCATCCTGGTCAGCCGCCATGATCAGATCGGCGACAGCGGCTTTGCCCGCTTGCAGGCCCTGTTGGCGGCGTTGAATCCCACTGCGCGGATCCTGCCCATGACGCAGGGTGAGGTGGACCTTGCGGCCATCCTGAACACAGGTCGCTTCGATCTGCCGAGTCTGGTCCGCGCGCCAGGTTGGAACAGACGGCTGGAGGCTGGCGACCAACATCCGGCGGAATCGGATACCTACGGCATCGCCTCCTGGGTCTATTGCGAACGCGCGCCCTTCCATCCCGGACGCCTCCTCGCCTGGCTGGAGAAATCCTGGCGCAACGGCCGACTGTTGCGCTGCAAGGGTTATATCTGGCTCGCCCACCGCTACCGGGACATCGGCATGCTCGTGCAAAGCGGTGGGCGCTTCGAATGGGGCTACGTCGGACGCTGGTGGCAGTTCATCGCCGCCGCAGAGTGGCCGCAGGATGACTACCGACGGCAGGCCATTCTGGCGAAGTGGAACGAGCAGACCGGTGATTGCCGGCAGGAGATCGTCTTCATCGGGCAGGCGATCGACTGGGCAAGGCTCAAGGAGGAACTGGACGCCTGCCTGCTGGAGGTCACGGAGATAGAAGCGGGCCCCGATGCCTGGACACGGCTCACCCACGCCGGTGAATTCGAGGCCGGAGTCGTCCAGGACAGTCACTCGATGACGGTAGATCCTGCCGCCCACGCTTCTTGA
- the nthB gene encoding nitrile hydratase subunit beta, producing MNGIHDLGGMHGLGPIAPPASEPVFHAEWERRVFALFPSLFVGGYFNVDEFRHAIERMAPSEYLESSYYEHWLHAFETLLLEKGVISVEELQGQAKPTAPTQPVTVLTPELVQPVVLGGASARTTHGEPGRFQLGDQVRTRNLNPEGHTRLPRYARGKLGTIERVQGLFVTPDTVAHGLGEQPQQVYAVRFSARELWGNDSSDSICIDLWDSYLEAV from the coding sequence ATGAACGGTATCCACGATCTCGGCGGCATGCACGGCCTCGGCCCCATCGCCCCACCCGCCAGCGAGCCGGTGTTCCATGCAGAGTGGGAGCGGCGGGTGTTCGCGCTCTTTCCTTCGCTGTTCGTCGGCGGCTATTTCAATGTCGACGAATTCCGTCACGCCATCGAACGCATGGCGCCCAGCGAGTACCTGGAATCGAGCTACTACGAACACTGGCTGCACGCCTTCGAGACGCTCCTGCTGGAAAAGGGCGTGATCAGCGTCGAGGAGCTGCAAGGCCAGGCCAAGCCGACAGCGCCGACCCAGCCGGTCACGGTGCTGACGCCCGAGCTGGTCCAGCCGGTGGTGCTGGGCGGGGCCTCGGCCCGCACCACCCATGGCGAGCCGGGACGCTTCCAGCTTGGCGATCAGGTGCGCACCCGCAATCTCAACCCTGAGGGCCACACCCGCCTGCCGCGCTATGCCCGCGGCAAGCTCGGCACCATCGAACGGGTGCAAGGGCTGTTCGTCACGCCGGACACCGTCGCCCATGGGCTGGGCGAACAACCGCAGCAGGTCTACGCGGTGCGCTTCAGCGCCCGGGAGCTCTGGGGCAACGACAGCTCCGATTCCATCTGCATCGATCTGTGGGACAGCTATCTGGAGGCGGTATGA
- a CDS encoding nitrile hydratase accessory protein, giving the protein MTTPVLEQPLSPSGEGPTFDSPWQAQAFSLVVHLHRGGLFPWQDWVAIFSVVIKEAPATATESVNDAYYRQWLLATERLVESLGLTTAAAIAERTEAWRQAYLNTPHGQAVALSHASCPPATGHHHHPPRRAPVAVSQAH; this is encoded by the coding sequence ATGACGACTCCTGTACTCGAACAGCCCCTGTCGCCCAGTGGAGAGGGCCCGACCTTCGACAGTCCCTGGCAGGCCCAGGCCTTTTCCCTAGTGGTTCATCTGCACCGCGGTGGGCTCTTTCCCTGGCAGGACTGGGTGGCGATCTTCAGCGTCGTAATAAAGGAAGCACCGGCTACCGCCACCGAAAGCGTCAACGACGCCTACTACCGGCAATGGTTGCTGGCGACGGAGCGCCTGGTGGAAAGCCTGGGCCTGACCACGGCGGCGGCCATCGCCGAGCGTACCGAAGCATGGCGCCAGGCCTATCTCAACACGCCCCATGGCCAGGCGGTGGCCCTGAGCCACGCCAGCTGTCCGCCGGCCACCGGGCACCACCACCACCCGCCTCGCCGCGCGCCCGTAGCCGTCAGCCAGGCGCACTAG
- a CDS encoding energy-coupling factor ABC transporter permease — translation MHIEPGLVDAGKIGLSYLTAAGAGAYGLKLLGATLRERGLVSLLARSLATTALVFAFFEVLPHYPVGVSEVHLILGSTLFLLFGAAPAALGLALGLLLQGLFFAPFDLPQYGMNVTTLLVPLFATAALAKRLIAPGTPYVALTYRQALALSTAFQAGIVAWVAFWALYGQGFSSSNLVAITSFGGAYLSVILLEPLVDLGVLALAKRATHLQGHALLERRLYQTA, via the coding sequence ATGCATATCGAACCTGGACTCGTGGATGCCGGCAAGATCGGCCTGAGCTACCTGACCGCCGCCGGTGCCGGCGCCTACGGCCTGAAACTGCTGGGAGCGACGCTACGCGAACGTGGCCTGGTGTCGCTGCTGGCACGCAGCCTGGCGACCACCGCCTTGGTGTTCGCCTTCTTCGAGGTGCTGCCGCATTACCCGGTCGGCGTCTCCGAGGTCCATCTCATCCTCGGTTCGACACTGTTCCTGCTCTTCGGCGCCGCGCCCGCGGCCCTGGGCCTGGCCTTGGGCCTGTTGCTACAGGGCCTGTTCTTCGCCCCCTTCGATCTGCCGCAGTACGGCATGAACGTCACCACCCTGCTGGTGCCCCTGTTCGCCACGGCGGCGCTGGCCAAGCGCCTGATCGCCCCCGGTACGCCCTACGTAGCCCTCACGTACCGCCAGGCGCTGGCGCTGTCCACCGCCTTCCAGGCCGGCATCGTCGCCTGGGTGGCCTTCTGGGCGCTCTATGGCCAAGGCTTCAGCAGCAGCAACCTGGTCGCCATCACCAGCTTCGGGGGTGCCTATCTGAGTGTCATCCTGCTCGAACCCCTGGTCGACCTGGGGGTACTGGCCCTGGCCAAACGCGCCACTCACCTGCAAGGCCATGCCTTGCTCGAACGCCGCCTCTATCAAACCGCTTGA
- the nthA gene encoding nitrile hydratase subunit alpha, producing MTDAHHDHTEPPEDVALRVKALESILLEKGLIDPVAMDALIDTYEHQIGPRNGAQVVAKAWADPEYRRRLLEDATAAIAELGFSGVQGEDMVVVENTPAVHNVTVCTLCSCYPWPTLGLPPVWYKSAPYRSRIVMDPRGVLAEFGLSIAADREIRVWDSSAELRYLVLPQRPDGTAGWSEEQLAALVTRDSMIGTGLALTPAAA from the coding sequence ATGACTGACGCCCACCACGATCACACCGAGCCGCCGGAAGACGTCGCCCTGCGCGTCAAGGCGCTGGAATCGATACTGCTCGAGAAGGGCCTGATCGATCCGGTCGCCATGGACGCCCTGATCGATACCTACGAGCACCAGATCGGCCCGCGCAATGGCGCCCAGGTGGTGGCCAAGGCCTGGGCCGATCCCGAGTACCGCCGTCGCTTGCTGGAGGACGCCACCGCCGCCATCGCCGAGCTGGGCTTTTCCGGCGTCCAGGGCGAGGACATGGTGGTGGTGGAGAACACCCCGGCGGTGCACAACGTGACCGTTTGTACCCTCTGCTCCTGCTACCCCTGGCCGACCCTGGGGTTGCCGCCCGTCTGGTACAAGTCCGCGCCCTATCGCTCGCGCATCGTCATGGACCCGCGCGGGGTATTGGCCGAGTTCGGGCTGAGCATCGCCGCGGACCGGGAGATCCGCGTCTGGGACAGCAGCGCCGAACTGCGCTACCTGGTGCTGCCGCAGCGCCCGGACGGCACCGCTGGCTGGAGCGAGGAGCAACTGGCCGCCCTGGTCACCCGCGATTCCATGATCGGCACCGGGCTGGCACTGACGCCCGCGGCCGCCTAG
- the nthB gene encoding nitrile hydratase subunit beta — MNGFHDLGGFQGFGKIPHTINTLSYKPVFKYDWEHLAYGLMFVGVDQLKKFSVDEVRHAVERIDVRQHANTLYYERYVIATASLLVETGVLTQAELDEALGSPFKLANPALSKGRPAITGRPSFEVGDRVVVRDEHVTGHIRMPGYVRGKQGVILHRTTETWPFPDAIGHGDTSAAHQPTYHVEFRVKDLWGDAADDGLVVVDLFESYLDKVTEPSEASA, encoded by the coding sequence CAGGGTTTCGGCAAGATTCCGCACACCATCAACACCCTGAGCTACAAGCCGGTATTCAAGTACGACTGGGAACACCTGGCCTACGGCCTGATGTTCGTCGGTGTCGATCAACTAAAGAAATTCAGTGTCGATGAGGTGCGCCACGCCGTCGAGCGGATCGACGTTCGCCAGCATGCCAATACCCTTTATTACGAACGCTACGTTATCGCCACTGCCTCGCTGCTGGTGGAAACCGGCGTGCTGACCCAGGCCGAACTCGACGAGGCCCTGGGCTCACCCTTCAAGCTGGCCAATCCGGCACTCTCCAAGGGTCGCCCGGCCATCACCGGCCGACCGTCCTTCGAGGTCGGTGATCGGGTCGTGGTGCGCGACGAACACGTCACCGGCCACATCCGCATGCCTGGCTACGTGCGTGGCAAGCAGGGCGTCATTCTGCATCGGACCACGGAAACCTGGCCCTTCCCCGATGCCATCGGGCATGGCGATACCAGCGCCGCTCACCAGCCCACCTACCACGTAGAGTTTCGGGTGAAGGATCTTTGGGGCGATGCCGCCGACGACGGCCTGGTGGTGGTCGACCTGTTCGAAAGCTACCTGGACAAGGTGACCGAGCCATCGGAAGCGAGCGCATGA